The Takifugu rubripes chromosome 16, fTakRub1.2, whole genome shotgun sequence genome contains the following window.
TATTTCTTTGAAGACGATAAGAAATGGGCGTAAGTCATCATGAGGCACAGGGGCTAAATACAGCAAGAAAACATGTCAAGCAAACATGCTAATTGGATTATACAAAAGGAATCCATCATATGACAGAAATAATACAAATTATTATCATAATATTAACAGCTAATATGGTATCTATAATATTGCGTCATGACGTTACCATATATTAATAGCCTGTAGGGGGCGCACAAAGACACGGCGCATGCGCACACCCAGCCTCAGTTCTGTTAAGTTGAGAATGGTCGGGACACGCGCCTCGTCATTGTAGATAAGAGATTAAGTAACTTCAAAAGCTATTCCAAACCGCTGGTTTTCCCCACCATTTAATGAGCGATACCGGTAAGACAACAAATCCAGCTTTATTTATGAAAACTGGTATAAAGGTTTCTTATTAATCCTGACCTAACGCTAGGTTTTTGAGGCCTGCGTTAGCCGGCTAGCTAATATGGAGGCGCTCGACGGGTCTGGAAATGGAGGCAAACGTCTACACGTTGTAGTTCCGGTTAGCATTCGACAGTAACGTAGTTTTACCGGTGAATATCGATTGGATACGTGCGTTTTATACAAGAAAGTTGGTCATGTTATTGGGATAAATATGTTGACGCACGCTACGGTATTATTGCGAAAAGTGCGCTAGCGTTGCGCTAAAGTTAGCATGAAATCGGGACTCGCTTTCAACCAAGTGGATTAGCATCTTGGTCTAGGCCCTGCTACATGTGCAACTTTGACTTTGCAAGTTTAGAAATGAAACCAGCTAGAATACAACATGTGCAGCGAACTGTGCCTATGTTTTCAGACTTTTTATGAAAGTAGGTTTAGAATCAATGTATTGAGTGggaaaataatacatttatcTATATAGATTGTTGCGAAAGAGACGTTTCCGTTACCGTAGAGGAAGTGTCCTCTGGCTGCTTTCAAATTAAGTGAAACAAACCACTTGTTCACGAACCATTAATatgtaatttaaaacaaagtaaataaaaaaaaaaaaaaaaagaagccgaCAATGTAGACTTTGATTTAGAATGTCTACTGTATCCCTGATTTTGAACTCTTTTCCAGAAAGCCCGATTCTCTCAGACAGACCATTCTCTGGAATGCTGCACACTGAGCCTCCTGTCATGGAGAGCAATGGGGATGCCTTTCTTCCTGATCTTCCTGTACCTGGTCAGACTGCTGACTGCCCCATGGACCAGAGTGCCATGGGACCACTTACCAGTACCCTGCCAGAGAACACTGGTACATCCCAGGATGTGCAGATGAATGCTGGAGATCCAGGATCTCTGGGGCCGGTTCAACCACCACAGTTGTACCAAGAGGAGCAGCCACCCCTCCCACCACAGCCCTTAGAAGAGGCGCAGGCTCCAGAACAACCTGAGATGGATGCAGTGCCAGTGGAAGCCAATCCAGGTAATTAAAGTGGCAGCTAATCCTGAATGGTAGTATTTTACAATTGTATTTTACATGTTAttcttattttaatgtgttgggaataaatgtttcagttttttttgtGATTAGGAACAGTAAGTGTAATGTTAACTTTAACTTTGTAGATGAGACTGACGTGTCTCATGTGACTGGGGATGGGATGGAGCTGGAAGAACCGTCCAGAGAGAATGAAGAAATAGCCGTTCCTCCCGAACCAGAGCTGCCTGCCGAGTTTGAAAAACTTTTTAAAGGATGCGAGGACAACCCAGAAGATTTCAACGGTTGGGTTTACTTGCTGCAGTATGTGGAGCAAGAGGTAAGATGACATGTAGACAatatatgtttttctttttctgttacTAAGATTAATAACTGTGAACATTTGTCAGgctcttttaaaatgatcatcaAACGAAATGAgttgaaataataaaaaggtAACATTTTGACTTAACTGGCATTTTTCTTTGCAGAATGTacttccagctgtgaggaaagcATTTGATGTATTCTTCCTACGTTATCCCTACTGCTACGGCTATTGGAAGAAGTATGCTGACATTGAGAAAAAACATGACAAtattcaggctgcagaagaggtAAGAATCTTTCATATGTGAAAGCCTTTATCCAGCAAGtgaaaaaagagacaaactTTCTGTCCAAATAATAATTTTATATTTTACTGAACAAAATAATTGGTCATCTATATTCTGTGGTAGTTTGCTTTTGGGGTAAATTGGCACAGACGTTTGGTATTTTAACATATTAAAATTGTGTCCTGTGATTGATGGTCATGTTTGTTCTCTCTAGGTTTACAGAAGAGGCTTGCAGGCCATTCCTCTGAGCGTAGATTTGTGGCTGCACTATTTAACCTTTTTCAAAGAGAACTCGGACACCACTGACCCTGAGACTGACTCGCGTATCCGAGCGTGAGTTTATAACTCATTCTTTTATGTAACTGATATGATTTATGCTTATTACATTACCTGAAGtccatgattgttttttttccctccttagTGCATATGAACATGCAGTACTTGCAGCAGGGACCGATTTTCGTTCCGACCGTCTTTGGGAATCCTTCATCGCCTGGGAGACGGAGCAGCAGAAATTGGCTAACGTCACTGCGATCTATGATCGCATCCTTGGCATACCAACCCAGCTCTATTCCCAGCACTTCCAGAAGTAAGTAACTACAGAACAGAATGGGCTGTCTTGTTTGTCGTAGTTGTTGGAAATTTTATCTAAATGTTGCACTGGTTTAACGTTCATGCTCCTCCGCGCAGGTTTAAAGATCACGTGCAGAGCAACCACCCAAAGCACTTTTTGTCCGAAGAGGAATTCGTCAAGCTGAGAGTTGAACTTTCTAAATCCAGCCTAGCAGGAATGATCAGTGAGGACGATGCAGCAGTTGCTCAGGAGGAGCTTCCACCTGGCATAGAGGATCTCGCCGACCCTGCAAAGGTAAAAAATATCCAATCTTGCAAGGGAGACGCGTTTTTTTCAAGGTATTGTTGGTCGGGGTTAGCAGGAAGTTGCCTGTTCGCTGTGGGATCAAAAGCGTTGGTCAGGTTTGAAGCGGTGTCTTTATGTCAGCAGCCGAGCCCATGAATGTCGGGGGGAATCGAGTTGGCATCCGGTCGGGGACTCAACCCAAATCTAACGGGAGTGACCGTGGCCAATTACCCCAGAATCGGCACACAGAGGCTAAAATGCAGGGTGCATACGTACCTCCAGCCTCTTCAGGCTTCTTGTCCCTGGCAAACTAATGGTGACGTAAATCCTTGGTTGCAGGACTAGCAGTGGGCATGTGACGTGGTTTCACATACACAAGGGGTAACCACGTCAATTTGTCTGTGTCTTTACATAGAGGGTGACTGAGATTGAAAACATGCGTCATAAGGTGATTGAGATTCGTCAGGAATTGTTCAACCACAACGAACATGAAGTCAGCAAGCGCTGGGCCTTTGAAGAAGCggtatgttttctttttatatgtTCCTTTAAAGGTTCTCCTTTAGATTTTTGTCCTAACATGAAATTCGATCCATTTCAGATCAAGAGACCTTACTTCCACGTCAAAGCCTTGGAAAAGACTCAGCTGACCAACTGGAGGGAGTACTTGGAGTTTGAAATAGAAAACGGGACCCCGGAGCGTGTAGTGGTTCTTTTTGAGAGATGCCTCATCGCCTGTGCGCTCTACGAAGAGTTCTGGATCAAGGTAACAGGCGTTGGAAATGTCTTTCTCGACCGCGCTTCTTCCCTGCACTTCCCCATCCACGATGATAATCACATCGAGACAGTAAACGTCCTGCACTCTTTGCGTGTAACGTTGATATGTGACTGTATCTGTTGTATTAGGGGATGGCCAGCTTGCCACACAAGATTTGACTGCAGCATTTGCCAACTACTACGTTGCATCTTCTTCGTCTCCCACTACCTTACAGAAACTTATCTAATTGGTTCCATGAAGGTGCTGATGGGTTTACACAGAAAATTTCTAAAAAGTGATCTTGTCAATGAAGATTTTCACTGTTTCTGTCGAAGTGAAAAACCCAGGTTTAAAATGCCCCGTccgtttttttcctctttcttttccttccttttcttctctctcctccacttcttccatcttgctttctctttttccactcTGAAGTATGCTAAATATCTAGAGGGATACAGCACAGACGGCATGAGACACATCTACAAGAAGGCGTGCATCACCCATCTGCCCAAGAAACCAGCTATTCACCTGCTGTGGGCGGCCTTTGAAGAGCAGCAGGGTCAGTGTGAAGTAATAGTATTATGAAGTCCGACTATCTTTCCAGGAGTTCACGTGTACTAACAGTTTggcttttttaaattctttgacCAGGTGATGCCGAGGAAGCCCGTCGAATCCTCAAGTCCTTGGAAGCCACGGTTCCGGGTCTGGCGATGGTGCGTCTCCGGAGGGTCAGCCTTGAACGTCGGCATGGCAACCTGACTGAAGCTGAGGCCCTGCTAAGAGAATCCATGGAGTCCGCGAGCACCATTGCAGAGAGGTCGTTCTATGCTGTTAAGCTGGCCAGGCAGCACATGAAGGTGCAGAGAAACCTGAGCAAGGCCAAGGCGGTGTTGCTTGATGCTCTCGAGAGTGATCATGTAAGTGGAAGAGGAGCCCTTCTTAAACGGGTCcttatttaatgtaaatagCCATATAGATAACTCATCGTggtggtttcttcctgttgtttgTCCAGACAAATCCAAAACTTTACCTGAATCTGCTGGAACTTGAATACAGTGGAGATGTGACGCAGAATGAGGCAGAGATCTTGGTCTGTTTCGACCGGGCTGTGAACAGCGGCATGCCCATTGAGTCTCGCCTTCTCTTCTGCCAGCGTAAGGTTGAGTTCCTGGAGGACTTCGGCAGTGACATCAACATGTAtgttggttgtttgttttttaaaattgataTGCTGCACACTTTTTGTTTCAGAAATTATgtaacttttatttttatttttaaaaaaaaataatttaggCTTGTGGCTGCATATGAGGAACAGCAGAAACTGCAGAAAGAAGATGAAGCTTCAAAGACAAAAGCTGAGAATGGTTATGACAGGTTAGGACATGTTGAGCTTTTAATTGTCAcgatacaaacacaaaaatataacTGGTTTTCCCAATCCTGGGAAAACCCCAGGATTGTTTGCCAAGTGTAGCTAAAATTGAGAACCGTTTGCCCATGTTTGCATTCATTTTAAAGGGTTCCTGGGGAAAAGTTGGTGTCTGCTCTGCAGAGATGTTTGTAGTCTGTTTAAGTCTAATTAGTCTAATTTAATTATCTTCAGCTCTCAAGAACCTGATGCCAAAAGACAGCGTGTGGATGACGGTTCAGGTGCTGCTACTGCACTGACGGACGCACAGGCCCAGAACTCAGCCTACAACTACAACTGGTACCAGGTACTGGCCCCATCTAAGCACAAATACTAGATTGTTGTGCTGTAATCTATGACCAATTTTTGACCATggcctctttgttttttttttccccacagcagTATGGTGGGTGGGGACAAAACACCTGGGGGCAGTATGCCCAATataaccagtataaccagtattaTCCTCCTCCCCCAACATGATGGTGAAATGGTTCAACATGGAGACTCAGAGGAAAGCATCCTTTCTTGTCCAACACTGAACAAGACTTTGCGGCTGGTTGTTATGGAGATTTCAGTTCAACCACAGATTCTGATTTGTTCCTTCTGATTTAGCGTGAAATCAGTTAAATTTGTTAGCCATAGTTTGAAATAGAACTATTTTTTTCTATTGTGGCACTCCTGTTGATCAGTTATGTTTTAAAAGCTCAGTAGTTAAAATCATCTCAAACACTGGTTGTTCTCTGGGGAGGTTCTTCAACGCATGTCATTTGTGCAGGGTGGCTTATTTCCATGTGTGATTCAAAATCTTTAATTTTAGATTGAGTTGCTTAGTTTGGTCTTATTGTGTTGACAGTGCTCAAAAGAAGGCATTGAATGGTGTACCtctgagttcttttttttttttccttgaagaTTTTTAATGTCATTGTTTCCCATAAAGGGATTGAAAGTCTCCTTTTTTATGTTGACTTGATTTCATAATAAACAGATCCCGAAGTATCCTTCATTGCGtttctaatattttttttaattaaaggaatGGAATAAGAATGTAAAGACAGAATTAAATACTGATGTTTACATATTTGCACCTTAATCCAAAAAGAATGTCAATTGATTTAACAATTTTTAAATGGAAACTAGTTGTGTCAATATCTTTGTTTCATTATCGATTTGTCAGCCGCGCGTTTAACAATTTTACTAATTCCTGAATATTAAAGTTTATTGATTATTACGAAGGCGGAACAAACTCGGTGTGACACCAGTCAAAGTCCGGGGGCGTGTCCAGAGAGCATATTACGTAGGCATGCACATGCGCAGTTTcgaccctcaaacagccctttttaTGCTTACCGTTGAACGACTAGCATCAAGCGAGGTAAGGCCTGTGCGTTTTAAGTCcgaaaaaaatcaaatatgcaGCATTTTAGTTGGTTTAAGTCTAATATCTGGCAGCAGGTGTCGCATTCATCTCATATCGCCCCTTAGTGCGAACATCTATGCAGAAACGCGTGTGTTTTAACGCGACTTCTTAAAGCGCGTGTCTCGTGGGTAGCTatcttagcattagcatcgtTAGTGAGGAGAAGTGTTTCAGCTCCCGGAACTTTGCTTTCTGTAACATTCTAATAAAAACTTGTGGTTTAAAAGCAACTCCGTAATAAAAAATTTCTACGCTTTTATGTAGAATTCAGAGTGAGCCTTTTATTCGTGAGATCCCCCACAGTTGAAATCGCCGCCTGACCAGTCAGGAAGCGTCTGGTCTGACGCAGAAATGAGCTCGGGAACTTTGACAATCGATCTTCAAATAATCAATGCCAAGGATCTTTGAACCAAACAAAAAAGCACTTGAAACTTGGATTCCTTTTCCTAGAGCATTCTAACAGATACATCGAGTGTTGGATTGTACTCATTAAGCCTGTCCAATAACCCCACGCTCATTTCTTTCTAGCATCACGATGCAGCTCTTCTTGCGTGCCCAGAACACTCACACCCTTGAGGTGACCGGACAGGAGACCGTTGGGGAGATCAAGGTAAAACAAAAAGTGTCTACTGCTTGGCGAGTTCATCGCTTCCTAAAAAACTGGCATTTGTGGATGTTTGCAATGGTTTAAAatgcttgttttgtttcaggctcATGCTGAGAGTCTGGAGGGTCTCCTCGCTGAGGACCAGGTGCTGTTGCTCAATGGGTGCCCACTGGAGGATGGTGTCTCTCTGGCATCCTGTGGAGTTTCAGAGCACTGCACCCTGGAAGTTGTTGGCAGGCTTCTCGGAGGTAACTCCCAGCCAATACGAAACATAAACCACACCATAACCACCTGAATCCTAAAATGGTCACGGAAAAAGTCCTACTGTCATACTGTTAAACTTTGCTTTTCAGGCAAGGTTCACGGCTCTCTGGCCCGTGCTGGAAAAGTGAGGGGACAAACCCCCAAGGTAGGTTACACTTTGTTTCAGGGACACATGCTCTGGGTTAGACTGTTTGACACTGTCTTAAGGAGCACCCACAACTGATCCCCTCTGTCACTGTCCAGGTTGAcaagcaggagaagaagaaaaagaagactgGCCGTGCGAAGCGTCGCATCCAGTACAACAGACGCTTTGTCAATGTCGTCCCTACCTTTGGAAAGAAGAAGGGACCCAATGCTAACTCCTAGGTGCTATTGATGCCCTGAGGAGTGGCCCCAACCCATCAGTTTTAACCAAGTTCAATGTTATCCTGCTGTACAGAATAAAGTTTGGCTTGGAAGAAGCAGCATTTCATTGTCTTCATTGTCCCTGTTGGTCATGGGGGGGAGCTGACAACCTGCCCCCACATACAATCTAGCTAGATATCCCAGCTTGTTGTGGGATACCTTGGGTGTGAGCTTGGCTCAGGGGTATCTTGGTATTGCTTTGAGGGTGTTCATgacacagcagcatctgctgcATGTGTTTAATCAAGCCCAGAAAAGGGAAGCTTGGAATTGGGAGTCCTTGTGCACCTTACACATATTCTGAGCACCTTCCATGTGTTGTCTGCACTGGGTCTTGAACTGACAACCCTCTACATCATCAGCCCAGTCCTCAACACACTGAGCTACTGCTGTCCTGGctttatattgtgtttttataatTAAATTTACTCTTGTCgatggaaataaaaacatggCACTAATTGTGCTGACAAGTCTTTGACAGAAGCAGAACGAAACCCAAATGAGTGAATACTTCAGTCTGAGACCGGGTTTTTATTGAAGACGTACATGCAAAAACGCTGTAAGGGTGTCGTGTAATAAGCCACCGTATGAATCAAGTGGTGGCCGACAATGAGACGATACAATCCAAATGCAGTTGAAGTAAACACTTTCATCCACCTGTGATGCACCCTAGTCCACAGAAACCAGTTCAACTTCAAAAACCAGCTTTGCATTGGGAGGAATTCTGATAGAATTGGAGTTAAGGAGAAATGAACACCCGCATCTGCCGCATACGCTATACATTACAATATACATATTATACATTACAATCAGGCAGAGAAAAAGGATACTTGGAGTCGGGGAGCCCTTTTCTCCCATACGCCCACTCCGGGTCGATCTCCAATCTCGCCGTTTCGCCCTTGCTCATCGTCAGCAGGGCCTCGTCCCACTGGAAACCAAGCCTCGGTGAGCACGCGTGACACAAGTGTGCGAAAGTTGCACCCAACATCAACTCACCCCTCGGATGACTCTCCCCAGGCCGACTTTGAAGCTCAGCGGCTTCGCTTGCTTTTTCTTTCTCGCCGCTGCAGAGAGGACATTGGTGATATTTTAAGTCTTTATCTCAAATGCCAggaaccaaaaataaaagaccAGGTTTGCTTTCACCTGCGGGAATATTGGTGTCAAACACAGTGCCGTCCTCCAGGGACCCGGTGTACCAGCAGCTCACAGTGTCTCCTTTCTTTGGAAAGTTTGTCTTGTCGCCCTTTTTCAGCACAGACTTGGAGTACTTGGGTGGACCCTGGGAAGAAGGCAGGGGGATTCAAACCATGAAGCAAAAATCCACGTCAACAGTCCGGCCAGTACctcatccacaacttctgtTTTGACTTCTTTGGGCTTGTCTTCGATTTTGGCAGCTTTCACCTGCTCGGTGACTTCCTCAACAGGATCCGTGCCTTTAAACCtcttcagaggaaaaaaaaagaaagaaagaaagtcatACATCTGAAGTCTGCAGAGGATTCTGCGGAGTAAATATAATTCTTACTTTACTCTCGAAGAGTTGATTGTAGGCAACGATCAACTGTTCTTTCTTTGCCGTTTTAGCCACATTTTTGATGTTTCCCAACAACTTATGCTCACTGAGGAACTGGGAGAGGAACATACACGACAGACTAACATAAACAGACGTTCTgttgccttttttcctccccacaaaaaaaatcaatcaatcaatcaatcaatcgtaGTTATCCACCAGCACAACACAGTGGAGCTGGCTTTTTGCAAATACGATGTCTATGTAAACGGTGCAAATCCCTGTGAAATTATCCCGTATCGCTGTGTAATGTTTTGCAGCAATTTTATATAGTTATATTTTTTATACAAATAGCACCTTACTCGGTATATCCTTTATTAAGGATGAtggagaatctacacagacatcctTTATTAAGCGAACATTCAGTTCGATCTGCTATTATTTAAAGGTAATGCTGCAAAGGCACCAAATGGGCAGACATACCGAGTGGGCCGCATTGTCCTGAATGAACTTTATCACGTCCTTTTTGGGTAAATCGTCACTTTTGAGCTGCTCGTCGCTCCATTCTCGTGTTGGTTCCGCCGCCATCTTGGAGAGGCGTGAACTTTCACCCCACGACGAACCAACAATTAAcctttttatttaactttataTCCgaataaaaatgttcttttaaatGCCGGCTGCCGCAAAAACAGCCAACCGTGGcactcaaataaaaataaaccaagtGTTTAAAAACGTTGATTATATAAGATTTCCTTCTGATTTAAACCCGCATgggctgccacctagtggtcgagttttgaaaaccatttttagagatataaataaacatgaactTTCAGGTAATTCAGTTGTTTGGTATTTGCTGTAAATCTCTAGAATATTGGACTTGGTATTACAATATTTGATCATTTAagatgaaaacatttaatacaagacacacaaatacattttcagAAAGAAGAGAGATGAAGTAAGATGCCACATAGAAGAAAACACTACTACTAAACACACTACTAAACTTCAATTTCCATTTGAAACACGTATTCATAGTCTAAAATGACAATCTGACTTGTTAAACTTCTGTTGGTCTGAAATGCCAGAACAGAATAACATCTATAATCCCATTCTACTGGGTAATGAGTGTAATATTTTGGGGGGTTTTCAGCTGACATTATCTTCCTCCAGTTACACATTAATCAACCTCCATTTTCACACTGGTCATGTTTGTGTCAGCTGTGCTTCATCTACACGGAACCTCTCATgttctccttcctgctctttCAGTTTAAATATGCCTCATTACTGATCCTGTTCACCAATTAGCCATAAATGCAGAGAGGTGGGCTTCGCTATTGTTGTGCTGCTGTAACAGGGTTCAGGCAGAGGTCTCACCTTTCCCTGTAGATGATGAGGCCTCTGAGCCAGACGCTCCCAGGACTAATTATTCCTTTAGAGGAAATCTAGCAGCGATCATTTCATCACCTTTGCTATCCACAAAAACCTAAACTGGAGACGTGACTGGAAGAAGAATGGGGAGGTCTTTACAACAGCGGATTTATAGGCCAAAAGCTATAAAAGACACCCTTTTGACATCTTACTTAAACCTAATCTTACTTTGTGTACTACAACAGAGATTTTTTTAGATTTATCTCTAATGTTGCCACATAAATAATTTTAAATCCCTCTTATCTCTCTCTCCTATTCCTATGCTGCCGGTGGTTGAGTgtatgtggatgtgtgtgtgtgtgtgtgtgtgttgcactgGGGGCCTTGATGAAACTTGCATCACAGGAATTTTTCAGAAGTGGGGAAGTCGACTGAGGATCAATCCTGCCGTTCTCCTCTGTGATGAAGTATTTGTTATGGGTGAGGAGCCGAGGAGCTTCAGCGAGCTCACATATGAGAGGAGCTCAGGGGAACCCTTCACATCCACAGCTCCCCCAAACTGTTGTGGTCAAGTTTCAAACAGCACCATCatcaaatattaatattaacaaacccatctatctatctatctatctatctatctatctatctatctatctatctatctatctatctatctatctatctatctatctatctatctatctatctatctatctatctatctacagTTGCAGCACTCTACCGCAGGGGGGCAGTGTGTATGCATTGTTAATCTATAAGAAGACGCTATTCgaatacacgcacgcacacgtgcacgcaggtTGATATTTTAAATATGAGCTAAACAACAAGGCTTGACAGGAGGGAAAATGGTCGTGATTCACCCTGCTGAAgagcacaacaacaataaaacacgAGTGCGAATAAATCACGTGTGCGCGCTGAGGGCATAAAGGAGTTTTTGCGGTGCTGTTACACCACAGAGCCAATAACTCACTGTCTCCGTGGATGCTGTTCATTTATTGTTTGTTGCAGAGACACCAGCGAGCATCTATCTTTCACGTCCGCGGCCGGGCTCATCCCGAGCCCATTCCCTTCTGTTTTCCTTGAGGAATTCCCGATAAAATTCTTAATTATATCTGCGAACTGAAGAAGTGACGTTTGGGTATCTTATAGCGTCAAACACGCTGGCAGATGCGCCGATGTGGTGTAGATACGTGGGAGTTTAATTAACTGCTTTTCGTGGATCTTGTAAAAATATATGGTGACAGCTTGTTTCGAGAATCGTTGCTTATTCCTCCAGAATAGCAGAAATCCTGATATCAACCTAATTGGTGAACACTCCCCCCCTGGGAATAAAAAGGAATTTATAAAACTGCAAAGGGCATTTAGTTGCCAGCAGACTTTGAAGCTATGGCCCATCATTGCTGGAGCCGACCAGAAGTCCACAGCTCCTTTCTGGAAGCGGTTTCCCCCTCCACAGCGGAGGAATTAAAGGCTTCCATAATGGGAATCATCTCTCGGTGGCCTCGGTCCACTGTGGATAATGTGTTTTCTGCTCGGAGCCTAATAAGCTCCCCATAAGCCACATGGCACCTCCCTGAGCCCAGGGCGGCGAGCGCACATCTTAAGCTTCATATGGAAtcatgtgctgcagcagctcgaACCGATAGTCCACACTTCTTCTGAAGCGGGCTGAGCACCTCCAGGATATAAGGTGGGGAGGGTCAGCGGTGGAACAGCCAGCATCTGCTGGTGAGAGTTGGGGCCGTTAATTCGCTCAATAAAACTTCCACCTGCAGTATAAAGAGTCCGAGGAGCCCACGGAAGGTTGGATAAAAGCGCAGGAGGAGGCGGCTCGGTCAGCGGGGAGGTGCACAGGATTTCTAGCAATCATACGTGGCCGTGCGCTCTCTCCTCCAGTGAGCTCCGGCGGGCGTTGGAACACTTCCAATCCAGAGCTTAGCCTGTAGATCTGTAGTCTCAGTAGTGGCCCACGGCTGCCCTGTCAGATCTAATCTCATGGCTGCTCGCCGTGAAATAAGGCTTATTAAGAGTTTAACTCAGATCACCGCAGACCGTGGACTGAGCAGGCGAGGGGAAGGAGAACTCCCCCACCAACAACCGGTAGGCCTGACCCCGTCAGCCACCGGAGATCATTGATGCACGCCGCCGCGTGCGTTCGCCCGTCTGTCGCTGCGCTGCATCAGCTGT
Protein-coding sequences here:
- the fkbp3 gene encoding peptidyl-prolyl cis-trans isomerase FKBP3 gives rise to the protein MAAEPTREWSDEQLKSDDLPKKDVIKFIQDNAAHSFLSEHKLLGNIKNVAKTAKKEQLIVAYNQLFESKRFKGTDPVEEVTEQVKAAKIEDKPKEVKTEVVDEGPPKYSKSVLKKGDKTNFPKKGDTVSCWYTGSLEDGTVFDTNIPAAARKKKQAKPLSFKVGLGRVIRGWDEALLTMSKGETARLEIDPEWAYGRKGLPDSKIPPNAKLVFEVELVSVD
- the prpf39 gene encoding pre-mRNA-processing factor 39, which translates into the protein MSDTESPILSDRPFSGMLHTEPPVMESNGDAFLPDLPVPGQTADCPMDQSAMGPLTSTLPENTGTSQDVQMNAGDPGSLGPVQPPQLYQEEQPPLPPQPLEEAQAPEQPEMDAVPVEANPDETDVSHVTGDGMELEEPSRENEEIAVPPEPELPAEFEKLFKGCEDNPEDFNGWVYLLQYVEQENVLPAVRKAFDVFFLRYPYCYGYWKKYADIEKKHDNIQAAEEVYRRGLQAIPLSVDLWLHYLTFFKENSDTTDPETDSRIRAAYEHAVLAAGTDFRSDRLWESFIAWETEQQKLANVTAIYDRILGIPTQLYSQHFQKFKDHVQSNHPKHFLSEEEFVKLRVELSKSSLAGMISEDDAAVAQEELPPGIEDLADPAKRVTEIENMRHKVIEIRQELFNHNEHEVSKRWAFEEAIKRPYFHVKALEKTQLTNWREYLEFEIENGTPERVVVLFERCLIACALYEEFWIKYAKYLEGYSTDGMRHIYKKACITHLPKKPAIHLLWAAFEEQQGDAEEARRILKSLEATVPGLAMVRLRRVSLERRHGNLTEAEALLRESMESASTIAERSFYAVKLARQHMKVQRNLSKAKAVLLDALESDHTNPKLYLNLLELEYSGDVTQNEAEILVCFDRAVNSGMPIESRLLFCQRKVEFLEDFGSDINMLVAAYEEQQKLQKEDEASKTKAENGYDSSQEPDAKRQRVDDGSGAATALTDAQAQNSAYNYNWYQQYGGWGQNTWGQYAQYNQYNQYYPPPPT
- the faua gene encoding FAU ubiquitin like and ribosomal protein S30 fusion a, coding for MQLFLRAQNTHTLEVTGQETVGEIKAHAESLEGLLAEDQVLLLNGCPLEDGVSLASCGVSEHCTLEVVGRLLGGKVHGSLARAGKVRGQTPKVDKQEKKKKKTGRAKRRIQYNRRFVNVVPTFGKKKGPNANS